One stretch of Emys orbicularis isolate rEmyOrb1 chromosome 7, rEmyOrb1.hap1, whole genome shotgun sequence DNA includes these proteins:
- the EML3 gene encoding echinoderm microtubule-associated protein-like 3, translated as MARGAMDRCSNHSPADETISALRPDRLASLELRLQSQEEELTLVKSALADALRRLSLYDQQIPLLTQQLLAVNDAVPDTRLFLDPSLGHGASWIPLTASCSPVPASGVVCHEELGAGSPLGTPISTGTQTDESALLDVKWGWSPSHRTPPGIGVEAEEPNALGMPHSPLGLAQPASAPDILGAGPSQDSSEPPHNCEAAAPLQGSANGSQPPESQLHREEMLSPEPPSEGSSSNSATASPVPAVHALKGTRKELLRRNSSSDKPDKAKARQRLSKKAASSANLLTRSSSLENRMKDPNLSPGPLGSRRGTYNLEGLSIKMFLRGRPITMYIPSGISHYEELRAELPAEHLQLDWVYGYRGRDSRSNLYVLASGELVYFIACVVVLYHIQHRSQRHYLRHTDCVRCLAVHPDRVRVATGQTAGVDKDGKPLQPFVHIWDSSTLLTLQQIGLGSFERGVGSLAFSTADQGAYLCVVDDSNEHMLSVWDCARGTKQAEIKSTNESVFTVEFNPQDSSNFITSGKSHVYFWTWSGSTLSKKQGIFGKYKKPKFIQCFLFDANGDVLTGDSEGNILTWARTAADIRTLGKGAKETYQIGRQTRAHEGSIFSLCLRRDGSVLSGGGKDRRLVHWSPSLALLQEVEIPEQFGAVRTIVEGPGAELLVGTTRNALLRGSLDAGFTPIIQGHTDELWGLATHPSRSLFLTCGHDRQVCMWDSGEHTAAWSLTLEETGLCADFHPSGRVVAVGLNTGRWLVLDTETRQVLSGGSDGNEQLSVVRYSPDGEFLAIGSHDNFIYIYSVGEGERKYSRFGRCTGHSSFITHLDWSKDSKFIMSNSGDYEILYWDVAGGCKLLRNRFESRDREWASYTCVLGFHVFGVWPDGSDGTDINSLCRSHNERVVAVADDFCKVHLFQYPCARAKAPSHVYGGHGSHVTNVRFTNDDSHLVSLGGKDTSIFQWRVLGGSLPQSCSLSSASLSSQEAGGCA; from the exons ATGAGACCATCTCAGCCCTGCGCCCTGACCGGTTGGCCAGCCTGGAACTCCGGTtgcagagccaggaggaggagctgaCGCTGGTGAAATCAGCACTGGCTGACGCGCTGCGGAGACTCAGCCTCTACGACCAGCAGATCCCACTCCTCACGCAGCAGCTACTGGCAG TGAATGATGCCGTCCCAGACACCCGGCTGTTCTTGGATCCTTCGCTGGGCCATGGGGCATCCTGGATCCCACTGACTGCCAGCTGCAG CCCAGTGCCCGCATCGGGAGTTGTGTGCCATGAGGAGTTGGGTGCAGGGAGCCCGCTGGGCACCCCCATCAGCACCGGGACCCAGACTGACGAGTCGGCCCTGCTGGACGTGaagtggggctggagccccagccaCAGGACCCCGCCAGGGATCGGGGTCGAGGCAGAAGAGCCAAACGCCCTGGGGATGCCTCACAGTCCACTAGGCCTGGCCCAGCCAGCCTCAGCCCCCGACATACTGGGAGCAGGGCCTTCCCAGGACTCCTCCGAGCCTCCCCACAACTGTGAAGCAGCCGCCCCACTCCAGGGCAGTGCAAATGGCAGCCAGCCCCCTGAGAGTCAGCTCCATAGGGAGGAGATGCTATCCCCGGAGCCCCCATCTgaggggagcagcagcaacagTGCCACGGCCTCCCCGGTGCCAGCGGTCCATGCCTTGAAAGGCACCAGGAAAGAGCT cctgcGCAGGAACAGCTCCTCCGACAAGCCTGACAAGGCCAAGGCCCGGCAGCGCCTTAGCAAGAAGGCAGCATCCTCCGCCAACCTGCTCACGCGCTCCAGCAGCCTGGAGAA CCGGATGAAGGACCCTAACCTGAGCCCAG GGCCCTTGGGGTCTCGGCGTGGGACCTACAACCTTG AGGGCCTCTCGATCAAGATGTTCCTGCGGGGCCGGCCCATCACCATGTACATTCCATCGGGCATCTCCCACTACGAGGAGCTGCGTGCGGAGCTgcctgctgagcacctgcagctcgaCTGGGT CTATGGGTACCGCGGCCGGGACAGCCGCTCCAATCTTTACGTGCTGGCCTCAGGGGAGCTGGTTTACTTCATCGCCTGTGTGGTGGTGCTGTACCACATCCAGCACCGCAGCCAGCGCCACTACCTGCGCCACACCGACTGTGTGCGATG cctggcTGTGCATCCCGACAGAGTGCGCGTGGCCACAGGGCAGACTGCTGGAGTGGACAAGGATGGCAAG cccctgcagcccttCGTGCACATCTGGGACTCCTCCACGCTGCTCACCCTGCAGCAGATTGGCCTGGGGAGCTTCGAGCGGGGCGTTGGCTCCCTTGCCTTCTCCACTGCT GACCAGGGGGCCTATCTGTGCGTGGTGGATGACTCCAATGAGCACATGCTGTCGGTGTGGGACTGTGCCCGCGGCACCAAGCAGGCTGAGATCAAG AGCACCAACGAGTCCGTGTTCACAGTGGAGTTCAACCCCCAGGACAGCAGCAACTTCATCACCAGCGGGAAATCCCACGTCTACTTCTGGACCTGGAGCGGCAGCACCCTGAGCAAGAAGCAGGGCATCTtcggg AAGTACAAGAAGCCCAAATTCATCCAGTGCTTCCTGTTCGATGCCAATGGGGACGTGCTGACCGGGGACTCAGAGGGGAACATCCTGACCTGGGCGCGCACGGCCGCTGACATCCGCACGCTGGGCAAGGGCGCCAAAG AGACCTACCAGATCGGGCGTCAGACCCGGGCACACGAAGGCAGCATCTTCTCGCTCTGCCTGCGGCGCGACGGCTCGGTGctgagtgggggggggaaggaccgGCGCCTCGTGCACTGGAGCCCCAGCCTTGCCCTGCttcaggaggtggag aTCCCGGAGCAGTTTGGGGCTGTGCGCACCATCGTTGAGGGCCCCGGGGCCGAGCTGCTGGTTGGGACTACGCGCAATGCGCTGCTCAGGGGCAGCCTTGACGCTGGCTTCACCCCCATCATCCAG GGTCACACGGACGAGCTGTGGGGCTTGGCCACCCACCCCTCGCGGAGCCTCTTCCTCACCTGTGGGCACGACAGGCAGGTCTGCATGTGGGACAGCGGGGAGCACACGGCGGCCTGGAGCCTCACCCTGGAG GAGACTGGGCTCTGCGCTGATTTCCACCCCAGTGGCCGGGTGGTGGCTGTAGGACTCAACACTGGACG GTGGCTGGTGCTGGACACAGAGACACGGCAGGTGCTGTCGGGGGGCTCGGACGGGAACGAGCAGCTCTCGGTGGTGCGCTATTCACCAG ACGGTGAGTTCCTAGCCATCGGCTCCCACGACAACTTCATCTACATCTacagcgtgggggagggggagcgcaaGTACAGCCGCTTCGGCCGCTGCACG ggacACTCCAGCTTCATCACCCACCTGGACTGGTCCAAGGACAGCAAGTTCATCATGTCCAACTCCGGAGACTACGAGATCCTCTACT GGGATGTGGCTGGCGGCTGCAAGCTGTTGAGGAATCGCTTTGAGAGCCGCGACCGGGAGTGGGCATCGTACACCTGCGTGCTGGGCTTCCACGTTTTTG GCGTGTGGCCAGACGGCTCGGATGGCACAGACATCAACTCCCTGTGCCGCTCCCACAACGAGCGTGTAGTCGCTGTGGCAGACGACTTCTGCAAGGTGCATCTGTTCCAGTACCCTTGTGCCAGGGCCAAG GCACCCAGCCACGTGTATGGGGGCCACGGGAGCCATGTGACTAATGTGCGCTTCACGAATGATGACAGCCACCTGGTCTCACTGGGGGGCAAGGACACCAGCATCTTCCAGTggcgggtgctggggggcagcctCCCACAGAGCTGCTCgctctcctctgcctccctctcttcCCAGGAGGCTGGGGGCTGCGCCTGA
- the MTA2 gene encoding metastasis-associated protein MTA2: MAANMYRVGDYVYFENSSSNPYLVRRIEELNKTANGNVEAKVVCLFRRRDISSSLNSLADSNAREFEEESKQPGVSEQQRHQLKHRELFLSRQFESLPATHIRGKCSVTLLNETDILSQYLEKEDCFFYSLVFDPVQKTLLADQGEIRVGCKYQAEIPDRLAEGESDNRNQQKMEMKVWDPDNPLTDRQIDQFLVVARAVGTFARALDCSSSIRQPSLHMSAAAASRDITLFHAMDTLQRNGYDLAKAMSTLVPQGGPVLCRDEMEEWSASEAMLFEEALEKYGKDFNDIRQDFLPWKSLASIVQFYYMWKTTDRYIQQKRLKAAEADSKLKQVYIPTYTKPNPNQIISVGSKPGMNGAGFQKGLTCESCHTTQSAQWYAWGPPNMQCRLCASCWIYWKKYGGLKTPTQLEGAARSATEPHSRGHMSRPEAQSLSPYTTSANRAKLLAKNRQTFLLQTTKLTRIARRMCRDILQPRRAARRPYAPINANAIKAECSIRLPKAAKTPLKIHPLVRLPLATIVKELAAQAPLKPKTPRGTKTPINRNQMSQNRGLAGIVGKRAYDSVAGSGVPFSANGRPMTSGMRSSAQPAVKRQKLNPADAPNPVVFVATKDTRALRKALTHLEMRRAARRPNLPLKVKPVLPIRPVVAPLVPGPPAHPASTSEPIILED; encoded by the exons ATGGCGGCCAATATGTACCGGGTGGGGG ATTACGTCTATTTTGAGAATTCCTCCAGTAACCCCTACCTCGTCCGGCGCATTGAGGAGCTCAACAAG ACAGCCAATGGCAATGTGGAGGCCAAGGTGGTGTGTCTCTTCCGGCGCCGGGACATCTCCAGCAGCCTCAACAGCCTGGCCGACAGCAACGCTC GCGAGTTTGAGGAGGAATCGAAGCAGCCGGGGGTGTCGGAGCAGCAGCGGCACCAGCTGAAGCATCGTGAGCTCTTCCTGTCGCGCCAGTTTGAGTCGCTGCCAGCCACCCACATACG GGGGAAATGCAGCGTCACGCTGCTCAACGAGACTGACATCCTCAGCCAGTACCtggagaaggag GACTGCTTCTTCTACTCGCTGGTCTTTGACCCTGTCCAGAAGACGCTTCTGGCTGACCAGGGGGAGATTCGGGTTGGCTGCAAGTACCAAGCTGAGATCCCCGACCGGCTGGCTGAAG gcGAGTCGGACAATCGGAACCAGCAGAAGATGGAGATGAAGGTCTGGGACCCCGACAACCCACTGACCGACCGACAAATCGACCAATTCTTGGTGGTGGCTCG GGCCGTCGGGACCTTTGCTCGAGCTCTGGACTGCAGCAGCTCCATCCGGCAGCCCAGTCTGCACATGAGCGCAGCCGCCGCCTCCCGGGACATCACACTG TTCCATGCCATGGACACGCTGCAGCGGAACGGCTATGACCTGGCCAAGGCCATGTCGACGCTGGTGCCCCAGGGGGGCCCAGTGCTGTGTCGTGACGAGATGGAGGAGTGGTCGGCCTCGGAGGCCATGCTCTTTGAGGAGGCGCTGGAGAAGTACGGCAAGGACTTCAATGACATCCGACAGGACTTT CTGCCCTGGAAGTCCTTGGCCAGCATTGTGCAGTTCTACTACATGTGGAAAACCACCGACCGCTACATCCAGCAG AAAAGGTTGAAGGCCGCTGAAGCTGATAGCAAACTGAAGCAGGTCTACATCCCTACCTA CACTAAACCTAACCCCAATCAGATCATCTCGGTGGGCTCCAAGCCTGGCATGAACGGGGCTGGCTTCCAGAAGGGGCTGACCTGTGAGAGCTGCCACA CCACCCAGTCAGCACAGTGGTATGCCTGGGGCCCGCCCAACATGCAGTGCCGCCTCTGCGCCTCCTGCTGGATCTACTGGAAGAAATACGGGGGGCTGAAGACCCCGACACAGCTGGAGGGAGCCGCCCGCAGTGCCACG GAGCCGCACTCCAGGGGCCACATGTCAAGGCCGGAAGCCCAGAGCCTTTCTCCCTACACGACCAGCGCCAACCGGGCCAAGCTGCTGGCCAAGAACCGCCAGACCTTCCTGCTGCAGACCACCAAGCTGACCCGCATTGCCCGCCGCATGTGCCGCGACATCCTGCAGCCGCGCCGTGCTGCCCGGCGCCCCTATGCCCCTATCAACGCCAACGCCATCAAGGCTGAGT GCTCTATCCGGCTACCCAAGGCAGCCAAGACCCCCCTGAAGATTCACCCCCTGGTGCGACTGCCACTGGCCACCATCGTCAAGGAGCTGG CTGCGCAGGCCCCTCTGAAACCAAAAACGCCACGCGGCACCAAGACGCCCATAAACCGGAACCAAATGAGCCAGAACCGGGGCCTGGCCGGCATCGTGGGCAAGAGGGCATACGACAGC GTGGCAGGGAGCGGGGTCCCGTTTTCGGCCAATGGCCGGCCCATGACCTCGGGGATGCGGTCGAGTGCCCAGCCAGCTGTCAAGCGTCAGAAGCTGAACCCAGCTGATGCCCCCAACCCTGTTGTCTTCGTGGCCACTAAGGACACCAG GGCGCTGCGCAAGGCTCTCACCCACCTGGAGATGCGCCGAGCTGCCCGTAGGCCCAACCTGCCACTCAAGGTGAAGCCAGTGCTGCCCATACGGCCTGTGGTAGCGCCGCTGGTGCCGgggcccccagcccaccctgccaGCACCAGTGAACCCATCATCCTGGAGgactga
- the LOC135881288 gene encoding putative nuclease HARBI1 isoform X2 has protein sequence MALYLLAQRAHARRRRRVPQERVFKPRIQFLNMPEEQVMRRYQLNPEMIRDLCHALECDLQPSTGRSHALPVYVKPQQQARTKEEFLRIAGFPNVLGTLGCTHVALKPPSDHENLYLNPLRFHSMNMQLVCDAHGMITHVVAEFPGSVPDAHILSCSSLRGIFEGHQNLDGWLLADGTYPLKPWLLTPVEAAETAAEQRYNAAHMATQAVVGRTVGALKGRFRCLDQAGGVLQYSPLKVCHIFVACCVLHNMAVGRGIAMPEGVEPGARLPDQASPHPEPLSQEAQCLRQELITSYFS, from the exons atGGCGCTGTACCTGCTGGCCCAGCGTGCCCATGCCCGCCGGCGGAGGCGGGTGCCCCAGGAGCGGGTGTTCAAGCCCCGGATCCAGTTCCTGAACATGCCAGAGGAGCAGGTGATGCGGCGCTACCAGCTCAACCCTGAGATGATCCGAGACCTGTGCCACGCACTGGAGTGTGACCTGCAGCCCTCGACCGGCCGCAGCCATGCTCTCCCTGTTTATGTTAAG CCTCAGCAACAGGCCCGCACCAAAGAGGAGTTCCTGCGCATTGCTGGCTTCCCCAACGTGCTGGGCACGCTGGGCTGCACCCACGTGGCCCTCAAGCCGCCCTCGGATCACGAGAACCTCTACCTCAACCCACTGCGCTTCCACTCCATGAACATGCAGCTGGTGTGCGATGCCCACGGCATGATAACCCATGTGGTGGCCGAGTTCCCCGGCTCTGTGCCGGAtgcccacatcctcagctgttcCAGCCTCAGGGGCATCTTTGAGGGGCACCAGAACCTGGATGGCTGGCTGCTGG CGGATGGCACCTACCCCctgaagccctggctgctgaCACCTGTGGAGGCAgcagagacagcagctgagcagcGATACAATGCAGCGCACATGGCCACGCAGGCTGTGGTGGGACGTACAGTGGGGGCATTAAAAGGCCGGTTCCGGTGCCTGGATCAGGCAGGGGGGGTGCTCCAGTACAGCCCCCTCAAGGTCTGCCACATCTTTGTGGCTTGCTGTGTCCTGCACAACATGGCTGTGGGGCGGGGCATTGCCATGCCTGAGGGGGTGGAGCCGGGTGCCAGGCTACCTGACCAGGCTtctccccaccctgagcccctctcccAGGAGGCCCAGTGCCTGCGGCAAGAGCTCATCACCAGCTACTTCAGCTGA
- the LOC135881288 gene encoding putative nuclease HARBI1 isoform X1 has product MALYLLAQRAHARRRRRVPQERVFKPRIQFLNMPEEQVMRRYQLNPEMIRDLCHALECDLQPSTGRSHALPVYVKVTAALNFYTSGTFQTPAGDAAGISQASMSRCVSQVTTALTRRANAYIRFPFQPQQQARTKEEFLRIAGFPNVLGTLGCTHVALKPPSDHENLYLNPLRFHSMNMQLVCDAHGMITHVVAEFPGSVPDAHILSCSSLRGIFEGHQNLDGWLLADGTYPLKPWLLTPVEAAETAAEQRYNAAHMATQAVVGRTVGALKGRFRCLDQAGGVLQYSPLKVCHIFVACCVLHNMAVGRGIAMPEGVEPGARLPDQASPHPEPLSQEAQCLRQELITSYFS; this is encoded by the exons atGGCGCTGTACCTGCTGGCCCAGCGTGCCCATGCCCGCCGGCGGAGGCGGGTGCCCCAGGAGCGGGTGTTCAAGCCCCGGATCCAGTTCCTGAACATGCCAGAGGAGCAGGTGATGCGGCGCTACCAGCTCAACCCTGAGATGATCCGAGACCTGTGCCACGCACTGGAGTGTGACCTGCAGCCCTCGACCGGCCGCAGCCATGCTCTCCCTGTTTATGTTAAGGTGACGGCTGCCCTTAACTTCTACACCTCGGGCACCTTTCAGACGCCGGCGGGCGACGCGGCTGGCATCAGCCAGGCCAGCATGTCCCGCTGCGTCTCCCAAGTCACAACTGCCCTGACCCGCCGTGCCAATGCCTACATCCGCTTCCCCTTCCAGCCTCAGCAACAGGCCCGCACCAAAGAGGAGTTCCTGCGCATTGCTGGCTTCCCCAACGTGCTGGGCACGCTGGGCTGCACCCACGTGGCCCTCAAGCCGCCCTCGGATCACGAGAACCTCTACCTCAACCCACTGCGCTTCCACTCCATGAACATGCAGCTGGTGTGCGATGCCCACGGCATGATAACCCATGTGGTGGCCGAGTTCCCCGGCTCTGTGCCGGAtgcccacatcctcagctgttcCAGCCTCAGGGGCATCTTTGAGGGGCACCAGAACCTGGATGGCTGGCTGCTGG CGGATGGCACCTACCCCctgaagccctggctgctgaCACCTGTGGAGGCAgcagagacagcagctgagcagcGATACAATGCAGCGCACATGGCCACGCAGGCTGTGGTGGGACGTACAGTGGGGGCATTAAAAGGCCGGTTCCGGTGCCTGGATCAGGCAGGGGGGGTGCTCCAGTACAGCCCCCTCAAGGTCTGCCACATCTTTGTGGCTTGCTGTGTCCTGCACAACATGGCTGTGGGGCGGGGCATTGCCATGCCTGAGGGGGTGGAGCCGGGTGCCAGGCTACCTGACCAGGCTtctccccaccctgagcccctctcccAGGAGGCCCAGTGCCTGCGGCAAGAGCTCATCACCAGCTACTTCAGCTGA
- the TUT1 gene encoding speckle targeted PIP5K1A-regulated poly(A) polymerase — MERDVESLSRGGFRCRLCHVTAANKPSLQDHLQGKKHQRLESLRAKRQDQELRSVFVSGFHKGTSAPELSEYFQAFGGVASVVMDKDKGVYAIVELQDQEVMEKVLAQPEHCLGGQRLRVKPREKKEFKYMPPKKQGSAHHVQLSPEKLVQALCQADDVDAQMSQLVQLFELSESERRLRHLLVTLFQEVFSEFFPGCAILPFGSSVNGFDIHGCDLDLFLDLEKTKTFQASAKGPQGAQAEEGAGPDSDSEDSILSDIDLTTATVPEVLELVAAVLRKCVPGVHSVQAVHSARRPVVKFCHKDSGLLGDISINNRLALCNTRFLQLCTEADERVRPLVYVLRYWAKQQALAGNPFGGGPLLNNYALTLLVLFFLQTRSPPALPTLAQLRELTGDGDQAIVDGWDCSFPQDASRLEPSANMESLCSLLAEFFRVFGDHDFAGCMISLQEGRALPLPSFLLSEVGAKFKLGPFNVQDPFELSHNVAANVNEKIAQRFQHCCRDGAKYCRSLQYQRKSSKGKAWGLVRLFQPGVPEAGELGPDGLLITIPFTLMALSPGSRQQLCKARDFGRCWFDKVCAAITFVLKDVLKCSCTGPAGEPLGQEPTEQSGGEQPIAGSKHPRSEERGSLVVSPAKKRPRVEGPAPEEEESVSWSCAVWHRVWMGRRRVRRQLRHLGSPQPDTEQEAGSLEVEEKVSEAIIQQEGDSMGAEPLLRFTACARVGRGQEDTRTLLYFTPAPQQGPLFQDFYHFLQGFLPRMVERYVGRAA; from the exons ATGGAGCGGGATGTGGAGTCGCTGTCCCGCGGAGGCTTCCGTTGCCGCCTGTGTCATGTGACTGCGGCCAACA agcccagcctacAAGATCATCTGCAGGGGAAGAAGCACCAGCGGCTGGAGAGCTTGCGTGCCAAACGCCAAGACCAGGAGCTGCGCAGTGTCTTTGTCAGTGGCTTCCACAAGGGTACatcagcccctgagctgagtgagTACTTTCAGGCCTTTGGGGGCGTGGCCAGTGTGGTGATGGATAAAGACAAG GGGGTCTATGCTATTGTGGAGTTGCAGGACCAGGAGGTGATGGAGAAGGTGCTGGCCCAGCCTGAGCATTGCCTGGGGGGGCAGCGGCTGCGGGTGAAGCCCCGGGAGAAGAAGGAATTCAAGTACATGCCTCCCAAGAAGCAGGGATCTGCACATCATGTACAACTGAGTCCTGAAAAGCTGGTCCAGGCACTGTGCCAGGCTGATGAT gtgGATGCCCAGATGTCACAGCTGGTGCAGCTGTTTGAGCTCTCTGAGAGCGAGAGGCGGCTGCGACACCTACTGGTCACCCTGTTCCAGGAGGTTTTCTCAGAGTTCTTCCCTG GGTGCGCCATCCTCCCCTTTGGCTCATCGGTGAATGGATTTGACATCCATGGCTGCGACCTGGATTTGTTCCTGGACCTGgagaaaacaaaaaccttccaggCATCTGCCAAGGGACCCCAGGGGGCACAG GccgaggagggggcagggccagactCTGACTCAGAGGACTCCATCCTGAGTGACATTGATCTGACAACAGCGACGGTGCCTGAGGTGCTGGAGCTGGTGGCAGCTGTGCTACGGAAGTGCGTACCAGGTGTGCACAGTGTCCAGGCGGTGCACAGTGCCCGCCGCCCTGTCGTCAAGTTCTGCCACAAGGACTCGGGGCTGCTGGGAGACATCTCCATCAACAACAG GCTGGCGCTCTGCAATACGCGCTTCCTACAGCTCTGTACGGAGGCTGATGAGCGGGTGCGTCCCCTGGTCTACGTGCTGCGCTACTGGGCCAAGCAGCAGGCCCTGGCAG GAAACCCCTTTGGGGGCGGCCCCCTCCTCAACAACTACGCACTGACCCTGCTGGTGCTGTTCTTCCTGCAGACGCGCAGCCCCCCGGCCTTGCCCACACTGGCCCAGCTCAGGGAGCTGACAG GGGATGGGGATCAGGCCATTGTGGACGGCTGGGATTGCAGCTTCCCCCAGGATGCGTCGCGGCTGGAGCCCAGTGCCAACATGGAGAGTCTGT GTTCCCTCCTAGCCGAATTCTTCCGCGTCTTTGGGGACCATGACTTTGCTGGCTGCATGATCTCGCTGCAGgagggccgggcgctgcccctgcccagcttcCTGCTCTCAGAGGTGGGTGCTAAATTCAAGCTGGGTCCTTTCAACGTGCAGGACCCCTTCGAGCTGAGCCACAACGTAGCAGCCAACGTCAATGAGAAGATAGCGCAGCGGTTCCAGCACTGCTGCCGGGACGGGGCCAAGTACTGCCGCAGCCTGCAGTACCAGCGCAAATCCAGCAAGGGCAAGGCTTGGGGGCTGGTGCGGCTCTTCCAGCCAGGGGTGCcggaggctggggagctgggccctGATGGGCTTCTCATCACCATCCCCTTCACGCTGATGGCGCTCTCCCCTGGGAGCCGGCAGCAGCTGTGCAAGGCCAGGGACTTCGGGCGCTGCTGGTTTGACAAGGTTTGTGCCGCCATCACCTTCGTGCTGAAGGATGTGCTGAAGTGCAGCTGCACGGGGCCTGCAGGGGAGCCCCTGGGGCAGGAGCCCACAGAGCAGAGTGGAGGGGAGCAGCCTATAGCGGGGTCCAAGCACCCCCGGTCTGAGGAGAGAGGAAGCTTGGTTGTCTCCCCAGCCAAGAAGAGGCCGAGAGTAGAGGGCCCAgcgccagaggaggaggagagcgtgAGCTGGAGCTGTGCTGTGTGGCACCGTGTCTGGATGGGCCGGCGCCGCGTCCGGCGCCAGCTCCGGCacctgggcagcccccagccagACACAGAGCAGGAGGCTGGCTCCCTGGAGGTGGAGGAGAAGGTGTCGGAGGCCATAATCCAGCAGGAGGGAGATTCCATGGGGGCAGAGCCGTTGCTGAGGTTCACGGCCTGTGCCCGGGTGGGCAGAGGCCAGGAGGACACACGGACCCTCCTGTATttcaccccagccccccagcagggCCCCCTGTTTCAGGACTTCTATCACTTTCTGCAGGGCTTTCTGCCCAGGATGGTGGAGCGGTATGTGGGCAGAGCAGCTTGA